The Vigna unguiculata cultivar IT97K-499-35 chromosome 6, ASM411807v1, whole genome shotgun sequence genome contains a region encoding:
- the LOC114187059 gene encoding uncharacterized protein LOC114187059 has protein sequence MEALLSQFSFLSDQALQDKNFDPSTIEDLMKLFEIESYKAWAAAELEQEREVEEAEAGMEEAEEYLDSVMENAMDEFRRFEQELEKMAKDEMENLVQTAERARKMGNLMEKGASIASKKYIEAALNSATASMKSAWKGISSGKVHPS, from the coding sequence atggaagcTTTACTTTCCCAATTCAGCTTCCTCTCCGACCAGGCCCTTCAAGACAAGAACTTTGACCCTTCCACAATCGAAGATCTGATGAAGCTGTTCGAGATCGAATCCTACAAGGCATGGGCAGCTGCTGAACTGGAGCAAGAGAGAGAGGTGGAGGAAGCAGAAGCTGGCATGGAAGAAGCCGAGGAGTACCTTGACTCGGTCATGGAGAATGCCATGGATGAGTTCAGACGCTTTGAACAAGAGCTTGAGAAGATGGCAAAAGATGAAATGGAAAACCTGGTTCAAACTGCTGAAAGAGCCAGAAAAATGGGAAATTTGATGGAGAAAGGTGCCTCTATCGCTTCCAAGAAGTATATTGAGGCTGCTCTCAATTCAGCCACTGCTTCCATGAAATCAGCTTGGAAAGGTATTTCTTCTGGAAAGGTTCATCCTTCTTAA
- the LOC114187057 gene encoding uncharacterized protein At1g10890, which yields MPRDLSRSRSPPYRRRRSPSPVGHRSSRRSRRDRSRSPYSSHSYSRRKSRSISPRSYRSPSTTPRRRRSRSPSAKRYRRHRSRSSSLSPARKSSSSSLGSVEHRTATEKQKKEEEKKRRQLEAELKLIEEETAKRVEEAIRRRVEESLNSEEVQVEIQRRLEEGRKRLNDEVAAQLEKEKEAAIIEAKLKEEQARKEKQDLERMLEENRKKVEEAQRKEALEQQRREEERYKELEEMQRQKEEAMRRKKQEEEQERLNQIKLLGKNKSRPKLSFALGSK from the exons ATGCCTCGGGACTTGTCGCGATCCCGATCGCCTCCTTATAGACGGAGGCGTTCACCATCTCCGGTGGGACACAGGTCTAGCAGGAGGAGCAGAAGAGACCGAAGCCGATCTCCCTATTCATCCCACTCTTACAGCAG GAGAAAAAGTCGTTCTATTTCACCAAGAAGTTACCGAAGCCCTTCTACAACTCCAAGACGTCGTCGAAGCCGATCTCCATCTGCTAAACGATACAGAAGACATAGAAGTAGGAGTTCCTCATTGTCTCCCGCTCGTAAATCTTCCAGTTCAAGTCTTGGGTCAGTAGAGCACAGAACTGCaactgaaaaacaaaagaaagaagaagagaagaaaag GCGTCAACTTGAAGCAGAGTTGAAATTAATAGAAGAAGAGACTGCCAAGAGAGTTGAAGAAGCAATTAGAAGGAGAGTGGAAGAAAGCTTGAATTCTGAAGAGGTTCAGGTGGAGATTCAAAGGCGGTTGGAAGAGGGACGGAAGAGACTTAATGATGAAGTTGCAGCTCagcttgaaaaagaaaaagaagctGCTATTATTGAGGCTAAACTGAAGGAG GAACAAGCTcgtaaagaaaaacaagatcTTGAAAGGATGCTGGAGGAGAACAGGAAGAAAGTGGAAGAAGCACAGAGAAAGGAAGCTTTAGAGCAGCAAAGAAGAGAGGAGGAACGATACAAAGAGCTGGAAGAGATGCAAAGACAGAAGGAAGAAGCAATGCGAAGGAAGAAACAGGAAGAGGAACAAGAACGTTTAAACCAAATAAAGTTGTTGGGTAAAAACAAATCTCGACCAAAATTGTCATTTGCCCTTGGATCCAAATGA